The Nitrospirota bacterium nucleotide sequence TTGACGATTCAATCGTGAGGGGCACAACAAGCAAAAAAATTGTAAAGATGCTCAGAGAAGGTGGCAAGGCCAGGGAAGTTCATCTGAGGATAAGTTCTCCTCCAACCATAGGGCCATGTTTTTACGGCATTGACACGCCAACGAGGAAAGAGCTAATAGCATCAACCCACCGCCTCGAAGAGATACGAAAGTATATCACCTCAGACACCCTCGCCTACCTTAGCCTTGAGGGCCTTTTAAAGACATTCCCGAACCCTAAAGAATACTGCACAGCCTGCTTTGATAACAACTACCCTGTATTTTCACCTGCAGACAAAGCAGAGCAGATGGTGCTCTTTTGAACACGCTGCTACGGCAACGGCAACAAAGCTAAAAAAAATACCTATATCCCCTTTAACCCTTCAATCTATCGAAGCTCCTTAATTATTCCGTCTACAACCTCCGCTGTTTTTTTTATAAATGCTGAGGCATTATTATATGCCTCTTCTGCGTCATTTTTATCCACTATTGTAAAATCTGCATAATCGGCATCTTCCCTTTCAGAAAGTAAACTCCTGAACCACTTTCCATATTCAGCAGACATATACCCATCCATTATCAATTTTTTCCCTACCATTGTC carries:
- a CDS encoding HEPN domain-containing protein: MLRLRGELQKAKSLLEDAKLLLEKERFGSSINRSYYAALTAAKGALILFGTDPKTHEGVKTMVGKKLIMDGYMSAEYGKWFRSLLSEREDADYADFTIVDKNDAEEAYNNASAFIKKTAEVVDGIIKELR